The Streptomyces kanamyceticus genome window below encodes:
- the lysX gene encoding bifunctional lysylphosphatidylglycerol synthetase/lysine--tRNA ligase LysX, with product MTVSTEEPDVSGRISPRGGFLSRVPEVFAAFFGTLGIFCAVLAVIAPLRRLLLPVIRFLDLITVPVSANLAYAVFLFLLAAATAARKKVAWWLVVSYLGLLLAFDVLGAALGYWGESLPSFVICGVAFVVLILARAEFSADSRRGAVWRAIAVLAAGLGIAILVGWGLVELFPGTLPRGERLLWAANRVCGGLIHGHDYFDGTPPRGLHFWLGLFGALALLNAAATLFRSQRMEAALHGDEEPRIRALLGAYGAQDSLGYFATRRDKAVVFSPSGKAAVTYRVEAGVCLASGDPVGDREGWPHAIGAWLDVARRYAWQPAVMGASEDGATAYARAGLGALQLGDEAILHVAGFDLDGRDMRVTRQAVNRVRRTGATTRIRRHSTLTDEEMEEIIDKADAWRDTETERGFSMALDRLGDPEDGDCLLVEALDAEGKLLALLSLVPWGRDGISLDLMRRDRSAPNGVMEFMVAELCAAAPKSGVRRISLNFAVFRSVFEEGGRIGAGPVLRLWRKLLLFFSKWWQLEALYRSNAKYHPEWYPRFICYGDSGALARISLASGIAEGFVSVPSLRQLWGKGHHKPRGVTQPATTEGLPSIAALGLAAAGAAADADPTSQLPDQIRVRHRKLDRLRTEGIDPYPVGLAPRTHELADVTREMTGDQVTVAGRVMLVRDFGGVVFAVLRDWSGDRQLALARDTAGPDVLDRFTTGTDIGDHITATGTVGTSDKGELTVFVTDWLLTGKCLRPLPDKHRGLTDPEAKVRRRYLDLVASPAARDVVRARSTAVQALRQGLLDRGYLEVETPMLQQIHGGANARPFTTHINAYDLDLYLRIAPELYLKRLCVGGLEKVFEMGRTFRNEGVSYKHNPEFTMLEAYQAFADYDVMLDLTRELIQGAATAAFGTPVAHKADAEGKLVEHDISGPWPVKTVYGAISEALGEEVDADTPLPALHRLCDRADVPYTAENGRGDVVLEMYERLVEEKTTLPTFYKDFPTDVSPLTRQHRGDPRLAERWDLVAFGTELGTAYSELTDPVEQRRRLTAQSLLAAGGDPEAMELDEDFLDALEYAMPPTGGLGIGVDRLVMFLTGLTIRETLPFPLVRRT from the coding sequence ATGACTGTCAGCACGGAGGAGCCCGACGTCAGCGGGCGGATATCCCCGCGCGGCGGATTCCTGAGCCGCGTTCCCGAAGTCTTCGCCGCCTTCTTCGGCACGCTCGGCATCTTCTGCGCGGTCCTCGCGGTCATCGCCCCGCTGCGGCGGCTGCTGCTCCCCGTGATCCGCTTCCTGGACCTGATCACGGTCCCGGTCAGCGCGAACCTCGCGTACGCCGTCTTCCTCTTCCTGCTCGCCGCCGCCACGGCCGCCCGCAAGAAGGTCGCCTGGTGGCTCGTCGTCAGCTATCTGGGCCTGCTGCTCGCCTTCGACGTGCTCGGCGCCGCCCTCGGCTACTGGGGCGAGTCGCTGCCGTCCTTCGTCATCTGCGGCGTCGCCTTCGTGGTGCTGATCCTGGCCCGCGCGGAGTTCTCCGCGGACTCGCGGCGCGGCGCCGTCTGGCGGGCCATCGCCGTCCTCGCCGCGGGCCTCGGCATCGCGATCCTGGTCGGCTGGGGCCTGGTCGAGCTCTTCCCCGGCACGCTGCCGCGCGGTGAGCGGCTGCTCTGGGCGGCCAACCGGGTCTGCGGCGGTCTGATCCACGGCCACGACTACTTCGACGGCACCCCGCCGCGCGGCCTGCACTTCTGGCTCGGCCTGTTCGGCGCGCTCGCGCTCCTGAACGCCGCCGCGACGCTCTTCCGCTCCCAGCGCATGGAAGCGGCGCTGCACGGCGACGAGGAACCCCGCATCCGCGCGCTGCTCGGCGCGTACGGCGCACAGGACTCGCTCGGCTACTTCGCGACCCGGCGCGACAAGGCCGTGGTCTTCTCGCCCAGCGGCAAGGCGGCCGTCACCTACCGCGTCGAGGCCGGCGTCTGCCTGGCCAGCGGCGACCCGGTCGGCGACCGCGAGGGCTGGCCGCACGCGATCGGCGCCTGGCTCGACGTGGCCAGGCGGTACGCCTGGCAGCCCGCCGTCATGGGCGCGTCCGAGGACGGCGCCACCGCCTACGCCCGCGCCGGACTCGGCGCGCTGCAACTCGGCGACGAGGCGATCCTGCACGTCGCGGGATTCGACCTGGACGGCCGCGACATGCGGGTCACGCGCCAGGCGGTGAACCGCGTCCGCCGCACCGGCGCCACCACCCGCATCCGCCGCCACTCCACCCTCACCGACGAGGAGATGGAGGAGATCATCGACAAGGCCGACGCCTGGCGGGACACCGAGACCGAACGCGGCTTCTCCATGGCGCTCGACCGGCTCGGCGACCCCGAGGACGGCGACTGCCTCCTGGTCGAGGCGCTCGACGCCGAGGGCAAGCTCCTCGCGCTGCTCTCCCTCGTGCCCTGGGGCAGGGACGGCATCTCGCTGGACCTGATGCGTCGCGACCGCTCCGCGCCCAACGGCGTCATGGAGTTCATGGTCGCCGAGCTGTGCGCGGCGGCCCCGAAGTCAGGGGTGCGCCGCATCTCCCTGAACTTCGCGGTGTTCCGCTCGGTCTTCGAGGAAGGCGGCAGGATCGGCGCGGGCCCCGTCCTGCGGCTGTGGCGCAAGCTGCTCCTGTTCTTCTCCAAGTGGTGGCAGCTGGAGGCGCTCTACCGCTCCAACGCCAAGTACCACCCCGAGTGGTACCCCCGCTTCATCTGCTACGGCGACAGCGGCGCGCTGGCCCGCATCAGCCTGGCCTCCGGCATCGCCGAGGGCTTCGTCTCCGTGCCGTCGCTGCGCCAGCTCTGGGGCAAGGGACACCACAAGCCCCGGGGAGTCACCCAGCCCGCCACCACCGAGGGCCTCCCCTCGATCGCCGCGCTCGGCCTCGCCGCTGCGGGCGCCGCGGCCGACGCCGACCCCACGTCGCAGCTCCCGGACCAGATCCGCGTCCGCCACCGCAAACTCGACCGCCTGCGCACCGAAGGCATCGACCCCTACCCGGTGGGCCTCGCCCCGCGCACCCATGAACTGGCCGATGTCACCAGAGAGATGACGGGGGATCAGGTCACGGTCGCGGGACGCGTCATGCTCGTACGTGACTTCGGCGGCGTCGTCTTCGCCGTGCTGCGCGACTGGTCGGGCGACCGCCAGCTCGCCCTCGCCCGGGACACCGCGGGCCCCGACGTACTCGACCGCTTCACCACCGGCACCGACATCGGCGACCACATCACGGCCACCGGCACGGTCGGCACCAGCGACAAGGGCGAGCTCACCGTCTTCGTCACCGACTGGCTGCTCACCGGCAAGTGCCTGCGCCCGCTGCCCGACAAGCACCGGGGGCTGACCGACCCCGAGGCCAAGGTGCGCCGCCGCTACCTCGACCTGGTCGCGAGCCCGGCCGCCCGCGACGTGGTCCGCGCCCGCTCCACCGCCGTCCAGGCCCTGCGCCAGGGCCTGCTCGACCGCGGCTACCTGGAGGTCGAGACGCCGATGCTCCAGCAGATCCACGGCGGCGCCAACGCCCGGCCCTTCACCACCCACATCAACGCCTACGACCTCGACCTGTACCTGCGCATCGCCCCCGAGCTCTACCTCAAGCGGCTCTGCGTCGGCGGCCTGGAGAAGGTCTTCGAGATGGGCCGCACCTTCCGCAACGAAGGCGTCTCCTACAAGCACAACCCCGAGTTCACGATGCTGGAGGCCTACCAGGCCTTCGCCGACTACGACGTGATGCTCGACCTCACCCGCGAGCTCATCCAGGGCGCGGCGACCGCCGCGTTCGGCACCCCCGTCGCCCACAAGGCCGACGCCGAGGGCAAGCTCGTCGAGCACGACATCTCAGGCCCCTGGCCGGTCAAGACCGTCTACGGCGCGATCTCCGAGGCGCTGGGGGAAGAGGTCGACGCCGACACCCCGCTGCCCGCGCTGCACCGGCTCTGCGACCGGGCCGACGTGCCGTACACGGCGGAGAACGGCCGCGGCGACGTCGTCCTGGAGATGTACGAGCGGCTCGTCGAGGAGAAGACGACACTGCCCACCTTCTACAAGGACTTCCCGACCGACGTCTCGCCGCTCACCCGGCAGCACCGCGGCGACCCGCGCCTCGCTGAGCGCTGGGACCTCGTCGCCTTCGGCACCGAACTGGGCACCGCCTACTCGGAGTTGACCGACCCCGTGGAACAGCGGCGGCGCCTGACCGCCCAGTCGCTGCTCGCCGCCGGGGGAGACCCGGAGGCCATGGAGCTGGACGAGGACTTCCTCGACGCCCTCGAATACGCCATGCCGCCCACCGGCGGCCTCGGCATCGGCGTCGACCGGCTCGTCATGTTCCTCACCGGCCTGACCATCCGCGAGACGCTGCCCTTCCCGCTCGTACGCCGCACCTGA
- a CDS encoding universal stress protein, with protein sequence MSEDQSHQFERGTDGPKVIVVGVDGSDSSLRAAAYAGGLARRQRALLAVVYIQPVMAAGAALGAPVAETTDEIAEGLIADIREATERVKDIFAIRWEFHTFRGDPYSGLVTAADDLKADAVVVGASEQAGHRIVGSVAVRLVKAGRWPVTVVP encoded by the coding sequence GTGAGCGAAGACCAGTCCCACCAGTTCGAACGCGGCACCGACGGGCCGAAGGTGATCGTCGTCGGAGTCGACGGCTCCGATTCGTCGCTCCGCGCGGCGGCATATGCCGGGGGCCTAGCCCGGCGCCAGCGGGCGCTGCTCGCCGTGGTGTACATCCAGCCGGTGATGGCGGCCGGGGCCGCGCTCGGCGCCCCGGTCGCGGAGACCACCGACGAGATCGCCGAGGGACTGATCGCGGACATCCGCGAGGCGACCGAGCGGGTGAAGGACATATTCGCCATCCGGTGGGAGTTCCACACCTTCCGCGGCGACCCCTACAGCGGCCTGGTCACCGCGGCCGACGACCTCAAGGCGGACGCCGTGGTCGTGGGCGCCTCGGAGCAGGCAGGGCACCGCATCGTCGGCTCCGTCGCCGTACGTCTGGTGAAGGCGGGCCGCTGGCCGGTCACCGTCGTCCCCTGA
- a CDS encoding ABC transporter permease, whose translation MRVTSPATRRRPQAASPPASVSKSTSKSPSGKPGQQLHKRPPLWVRLRDNWVMLALMAPGVLFFVGFFYVPMLGNVIAFQDYQPFIGFKESPLVGLANFQELFADPAFWEAVRNTLAFAALQLIFFFPAPLALALLINSLISPRIKKFVQSIVYLPHFISWVLVVALFQQVLGGAGLVSNYLRDNGLSALDVMSDPSTFPLLITGQVIWKDIGWGMIIYLAALANVDQSLYESAAVDGAGRWRRMWHVTLPAVRGVTIMLLVLRLGDVLSVGFEQFLLQRDAVGARASEVLDTYIYYHGVVYGDWGVGAAAGLVKGVIGALMIWGANKVAHAFGEHGVYSK comes from the coding sequence GTGCGAGTGACATCCCCTGCAACGCGACGCAGGCCACAGGCCGCGTCGCCCCCCGCGTCCGTATCGAAGTCGACGTCGAAGTCCCCCTCCGGGAAACCGGGTCAGCAGCTGCACAAGCGGCCGCCGTTGTGGGTCCGGCTGCGCGACAACTGGGTGATGCTGGCCCTGATGGCCCCCGGCGTGCTGTTCTTCGTCGGGTTCTTCTACGTGCCGATGCTGGGCAACGTCATCGCCTTCCAGGACTACCAGCCATTCATCGGCTTCAAAGAGAGCCCACTGGTCGGCCTCGCCAACTTCCAGGAGCTGTTCGCCGATCCGGCGTTCTGGGAGGCGGTCCGCAACACCCTGGCCTTCGCCGCGCTCCAGCTGATCTTCTTCTTCCCCGCCCCGCTGGCCCTCGCCCTGCTGATCAATAGCCTGATCAGCCCGCGCATCAAGAAGTTCGTGCAGAGCATCGTCTATCTGCCGCACTTCATCTCGTGGGTCCTTGTCGTCGCACTCTTCCAACAGGTCCTCGGCGGCGCGGGCCTGGTCAGCAACTACCTTCGGGACAACGGCCTTTCCGCACTCGACGTGATGAGCGACCCCAGTACCTTCCCGCTCCTGATCACCGGCCAGGTGATCTGGAAGGACATCGGCTGGGGCATGATCATCTATCTGGCGGCGCTCGCCAACGTCGACCAGAGCCTGTACGAGTCGGCCGCCGTCGACGGCGCGGGCCGCTGGCGCCGCATGTGGCACGTCACGCTGCCCGCCGTACGCGGCGTCACCATCATGCTGCTCGTGCTGCGCCTCGGTGACGTGCTCTCCGTCGGCTTCGAGCAGTTCCTGCTCCAGCGCGACGCGGTCGGGGCCCGCGCCTCGGAAGTCCTCGACACCTACATCTACTACCACGGCGTCGTCTACGGCGACTGGGGCGTCGGCGCGGCGGCTGGCCTGGTCAAGGGAGTCATCGGCGCCCTGATGATCTGGGGCGCCAACAAGGTCGCCCACGCCTTCGGAGAGCACGGGGTGTACAGCAAATGA
- a CDS encoding type 2 periplasmic-binding domain-containing protein: MSRRTFLSLSTAVAAGAAATSLTGCGSAAKKSGEAASAKVKLPSYVPFTKIKPDLPPNAKGLSAGFLSYPEELVRSVAKTPGDGSNITMLTEIWTQPPTPKDSNGYWKAVDKNLGVDLTAILGTDPGYEQKFSAVIAGGDLPDLLWIPPNQGIQHIAELLEAKCADITKYVSGDAVKTYPNLAAMSPAHWKTAVVNGKIWGAPVPYPAFGQVYAGNPKVWAKADGLQSSSTEEFLDKCKEVTGGKTWALEPIYVNAVNVLCQSFGAPNKWRQNKDGSLTWFQETDEYTEALAFVLKLKQAGVFYPGNPKMADAYIKMAQGAIGATVHANPYNARNEIRVQDPELAAEIMIPFAAGGNKPNHHYHLGTIGYTAIKKGDEKRVRMLLRVLDYLAAPFGSKEREFLEYGTEGEDFTYDKNGFPTRTKQGKQEVEGLYSGLQTATTSPFALIASSFPGDERAQDVKDVYAAEQKLIETAVRNPVVGHYSDAYTQHYGRMSTEATDLVNDIVSGRKKIGEWKPFWAEWKNKGLEQMAREFQKSIEKSA, from the coding sequence ATGTCCCGACGCACGTTCCTGAGCCTGTCCACCGCCGTCGCCGCGGGCGCGGCCGCCACCTCCCTGACGGGTTGTGGCTCGGCCGCCAAGAAGAGCGGCGAGGCGGCGTCGGCGAAGGTGAAGCTGCCGTCGTACGTCCCCTTCACCAAGATCAAGCCCGATCTGCCGCCGAACGCGAAGGGCCTCTCCGCGGGCTTCCTCTCCTACCCCGAGGAACTGGTGCGCAGCGTCGCGAAGACCCCCGGCGACGGCTCGAACATCACGATGCTCACGGAGATCTGGACCCAGCCGCCGACCCCCAAGGACTCCAACGGCTACTGGAAGGCGGTCGACAAGAACCTCGGCGTCGACCTGACCGCGATCCTCGGCACCGACCCCGGCTACGAGCAGAAGTTCTCCGCCGTCATCGCGGGCGGCGACCTGCCCGACCTGCTCTGGATACCGCCCAACCAGGGCATCCAGCACATCGCCGAACTGCTCGAAGCCAAGTGCGCCGACATCACCAAGTACGTCTCGGGCGACGCGGTGAAGACGTACCCGAACCTCGCCGCCATGTCCCCCGCCCACTGGAAGACGGCCGTGGTCAACGGCAAGATCTGGGGCGCGCCCGTGCCCTACCCGGCGTTCGGGCAGGTCTACGCGGGCAATCCGAAGGTGTGGGCGAAGGCGGACGGCCTTCAGTCGTCCAGCACCGAGGAGTTCCTCGACAAGTGCAAGGAGGTCACCGGCGGCAAGACCTGGGCGCTCGAACCGATCTACGTCAACGCGGTCAACGTCCTGTGCCAGTCCTTCGGCGCGCCCAACAAGTGGCGGCAGAACAAGGACGGTTCACTCACCTGGTTCCAGGAGACCGACGAGTACACCGAGGCCCTCGCCTTCGTGCTCAAGCTGAAGCAGGCCGGTGTCTTCTACCCGGGCAACCCCAAGATGGCCGACGCGTACATCAAGATGGCGCAGGGCGCGATCGGCGCCACCGTGCACGCCAACCCCTACAACGCGCGCAACGAGATCCGCGTCCAGGACCCGGAGCTGGCCGCCGAGATCATGATCCCGTTCGCCGCGGGCGGCAACAAGCCGAACCACCACTACCACCTGGGCACCATCGGCTACACCGCCATCAAGAAGGGCGACGAGAAGCGGGTGCGCATGCTGCTCCGCGTCCTGGACTACCTGGCGGCGCCGTTCGGCAGCAAGGAGCGCGAGTTCCTCGAATACGGCACCGAGGGCGAGGACTTCACCTACGACAAGAACGGCTTCCCCACCCGTACCAAGCAGGGCAAGCAGGAGGTCGAGGGCCTCTACAGCGGCCTGCAGACGGCGACGACCTCGCCCTTCGCCCTGATCGCCTCCAGCTTCCCCGGCGACGAACGGGCGCAGGACGTCAAGGACGTGTACGCGGCCGAGCAGAAGCTCATCGAGACCGCCGTGCGCAACCCGGTGGTCGGCCACTACTCGGACGCGTACACCCAGCACTACGGGCGCATGTCCACCGAGGCGACCGACCTGGTCAACGACATCGTCAGCGGCCGCAAGAAGATCGGCGAGTGGAAGCCGTTCTGGGCCGAGTGGAAGAACAAGGGCCTGGAGCAGATGGCCCGCGAATTCCAGAAGTCGATCGAGAAGAGCGCCTGA
- a CDS encoding amino acid permease — MAGLRMGHGVLRRKPIDNIEETESGGGLTRTLGLWQLTAIGVGGIIGAGIFSLAGAVANGTAGPAVLVSFLIAGVASAAAAFSYAEFAGMIPKAGSAYTYGYVVLGELTGWFIGWDLLLEYTAIVAVVAIGISGYFGFLVEEMGAELPNWMMGAPGTGDGHKVDLFAAVLCLFIAYLLTLGIKNAARFELIVVVLKVIVVLVVIAVGFFHIETGNYNPFFPYGVSGAFTGAATVFFAVFGYDAMSTAAEESKDAQRHMPKAILYSLAISMVLYVLACLVLTGMQSYKDVDPESGFSTAFKSVGLGGLADVIAVGAIIGILTVMFTFMLGCTRVWFSMSRDGLLPKWFAKTHPTRHVPTRVTWIVGVASAAIAGFLPIGEAAELTNIGILLAFVVVCIAVIVLRYKRPDLPRTFRCPGMPVVPALGVVFSIWLITFLQWQTWVRFAVWFLLGLVVYFGYSYRKSELAKAEQDTRA; from the coding sequence ATGGCCGGACTCCGGATGGGACACGGCGTACTGCGCCGCAAGCCCATCGACAACATCGAAGAGACCGAGTCGGGCGGCGGCCTGACCCGCACGCTCGGCCTGTGGCAGCTCACCGCGATCGGCGTGGGCGGCATCATCGGCGCCGGGATCTTCAGCCTCGCGGGAGCCGTGGCCAACGGCACCGCGGGGCCCGCGGTCCTCGTCTCCTTCCTGATCGCGGGCGTCGCGAGCGCGGCCGCCGCGTTCTCGTACGCCGAGTTCGCGGGCATGATCCCGAAGGCAGGCTCCGCGTACACGTACGGCTATGTGGTGCTCGGCGAGCTGACCGGCTGGTTCATCGGCTGGGACCTGCTCCTGGAGTACACCGCGATCGTCGCGGTCGTCGCGATCGGCATCTCCGGCTACTTCGGCTTCCTCGTCGAGGAGATGGGCGCCGAACTGCCGAACTGGATGATGGGCGCGCCGGGCACCGGCGACGGACACAAGGTCGATCTGTTCGCCGCGGTCCTGTGTCTGTTCATCGCGTATCTGCTCACCCTCGGCATCAAGAACGCCGCGCGCTTCGAGCTGATCGTGGTGGTGCTCAAGGTGATCGTGGTGCTCGTCGTGATCGCGGTGGGCTTCTTCCACATCGAGACCGGCAACTACAACCCGTTCTTCCCCTACGGGGTCAGCGGCGCGTTCACGGGCGCGGCGACCGTCTTCTTCGCCGTCTTCGGCTATGACGCCATGTCGACCGCCGCCGAGGAGTCCAAGGACGCCCAGCGCCACATGCCGAAGGCGATCCTCTACTCCCTCGCGATCTCCATGGTGCTGTACGTCCTGGCCTGTCTGGTCCTGACCGGCATGCAGAGCTACAAGGACGTCGACCCGGAGAGCGGCTTCTCCACCGCCTTCAAGTCCGTGGGGCTCGGCGGGCTCGCGGACGTCATCGCGGTCGGCGCGATCATCGGCATCCTGACGGTGATGTTCACGTTCATGCTGGGCTGCACACGTGTGTGGTTCTCGATGAGCCGGGACGGCCTGCTGCCCAAGTGGTTCGCCAAGACCCACCCGACCCGGCACGTGCCGACACGTGTGACCTGGATCGTCGGGGTCGCCTCGGCCGCCATCGCCGGGTTCCTGCCGATCGGCGAGGCGGCCGAACTCACCAACATCGGCATCCTGTTGGCGTTCGTCGTGGTGTGTATCGCGGTGATCGTGCTGCGCTACAAGCGACCCGATCTGCCGCGCACCTTCCGCTGCCCCGGCATGCCGGTGGTACCGGCGCTCGGGGTCGTCTTCTCCATCTGGCTGATCACGTTCCTGCAGTGGCAGACCTGGGTGCGGTTCGCCGTGTGGTTCCTGCTCGGCCTCGTCGTGTACTTCGGGTACTCCTACCGGAAGTCGGAGCTGGCGAAGGCAGAGCAGGACACCCGGGCGTGA
- a CDS encoding carbohydrate ABC transporter permease — protein sequence MSSFGFPLRGKGERQRIREERPAWEEPPSKIGSAAKAVVITVICAVMILPFLTVLSTSLASREEITASGGFVLFPSEPTLEAYRTVLSGGIVSRAVVVSVLITVVGTALSLLTTIALAYALSKRGVPGGKPILLMVLFTLLFAPGMVPMYVVVKELGLLDSYWSLILPVLINAFNLVVLRAFFMNIPEELYQAARIDGAGDWRILTRIVLPLSKGVVAVVGLFYAVTYWNAFFNAMLYLNDSGKWPIQLVLRTYVVQNKSMTADQLGIAHMPPQQSLSMAVVMLALLPILALFPFLQKYFTKGVLTGAIKG from the coding sequence ATGAGCAGCTTCGGATTCCCCCTGCGCGGCAAGGGCGAGCGACAGCGGATACGCGAGGAGCGGCCCGCCTGGGAGGAGCCGCCGTCGAAGATCGGCTCGGCCGCGAAGGCCGTCGTCATCACGGTCATCTGCGCCGTGATGATCCTGCCCTTCCTCACGGTCCTCTCCACCAGCCTCGCATCGCGCGAGGAGATCACCGCGTCCGGCGGCTTCGTCCTGTTCCCCTCGGAGCCGACCCTGGAGGCCTACCGCACGGTCCTGTCCGGCGGCATCGTCTCCCGCGCGGTGGTGGTCAGCGTCCTGATCACCGTGGTCGGCACGGCGCTCTCCCTCCTGACGACGATCGCCCTCGCGTACGCCCTGAGCAAGCGCGGCGTCCCCGGCGGCAAGCCGATCCTCCTGATGGTCCTGTTCACGCTGCTCTTCGCGCCGGGCATGGTCCCGATGTACGTGGTGGTCAAGGAGCTCGGACTCCTCGACTCCTACTGGTCGTTGATCCTCCCTGTGCTGATCAACGCGTTCAACCTGGTGGTGCTCAGGGCGTTCTTCATGAACATTCCCGAGGAGCTCTACCAGGCCGCCCGCATCGACGGCGCGGGGGACTGGCGGATCCTCACGCGCATCGTGCTCCCGCTGTCCAAGGGCGTCGTCGCCGTCGTCGGCCTCTTCTACGCCGTGACGTACTGGAACGCCTTCTTCAACGCGATGCTCTACCTCAACGACTCCGGCAAGTGGCCCATCCAACTGGTCCTGCGCACCTACGTCGTACAGAACAAGTCCATGACCGCGGACCAGCTCGGCATCGCCCACATGCCGCCGCAGCAGTCCCTCTCCATGGCCGTGGTCATGCTCGCGCTGCTGCCGATCCTGGCGCTGTTCCCCTTCCTCCAGAAGTACTTCACCAAGGGCGTGCTCACCGGCGCCATCAAGGGCTGA